A window of the Burkholderia sp. 9120 genome harbors these coding sequences:
- a CDS encoding GNAT family N-acetyltransferase: protein MSDPIQIRPAAPADFDTWLPLWDAYNAFYGRSGETALPREITRITWARFFDAYEPMHAMVAERNGQLLGIVHFLYHRHTTMAAPTCYLQDLYTLDTERGKGVGRALIEGVYARARADGLERVYWQTHETNQTAMKLYDQVADHSGFVVYRKAL from the coding sequence ATGTCCGACCCGATCCAGATTCGCCCCGCCGCGCCCGCCGACTTCGACACCTGGCTGCCGCTATGGGACGCCTACAACGCGTTCTACGGCCGCTCGGGCGAAACGGCGCTGCCGCGCGAGATCACGCGCATCACCTGGGCGCGTTTCTTCGATGCCTACGAGCCGATGCATGCCATGGTCGCCGAACGCAACGGCCAACTGCTCGGCATCGTGCATTTCCTGTATCACCGTCATACGACGATGGCCGCGCCCACCTGTTATCTGCAAGACCTCTATACGCTCGACACCGAGCGCGGCAAGGGCGTGGGCCGCGCGCTGATCGAAGGGGTGTACGCGCGAGCCAGGGCGGATGGTCTGGAGCGCGTCTACTGGCAAACCCACGAAACCAATCAGACCGCGATGAAACTCTACGATCAGGTCGCGGATCACTCAGGCTTCGTGGTGTATCGCAAGGCGTTATAA